In Solanum lycopersicum chromosome 5, SLM_r2.1, the following are encoded in one genomic region:
- the LOC138348901 gene encoding uncharacterized protein: MPTFEGGQTSRGSYSPGQGSYGSQQRPTGRGNYNGFSGSTQQFPAQQSGGRGTTQDGGGRGGHFYAFPGRPEEETSDAVITGSTFSYVSMYFAAKFDMICDSMTVPIRVSTPVGKPLLVDRVYRSCLISLAGNDTWIDLIILGMVDFDVILDMDWLSPYEAVLDCNAKAVTLAFPGVSRVEWKSVSGSYPSKVISFIRAPRMVERGCLSYLEFIRDTSVEPPPTNSFPVVQEFLDVFPSDLAGVPPDRDIDFAIDLEPGTKPISIPPYRMAPTELKELKDQLQDLLSKGFIRPSGASLFSKIDLRCGYYQLKIRASDIPKTAFRTQYGHYEFLEGIRVDPAKIEPVRGWTRPTSPTEIQSLVGLAGYYRRFVQSFSTIAAPLTRLTRQDVRFQGSDECDLSFQKLKTLFTSAPVLTLPEKGVDFTVYCDASGISEESDGMIAFIEARSSLVEQILAHKFDNEKLCLIRDKVLRGEAKKAVLDSDGVKCKHQRPGGVSQKMPIPTWKWDRITMDFVVGLPTTVGGYDSIWVVVDRLTKSAHFISVRVKYTAEKLAELYISQIVRLHGVPISIISDRDGQSERTIQVLEDMLRSCVINFGARWDQHLPLAEFTYSNSYHSSIQMAPFEALYGRRYRSPIGWFDSTEMDSLDTDLLRDAMDKVRMIQYRLLTAQSRQKSYADRRYIPDEPHVLSLDSVELGPDLIFEEDPIAILDRQLRKLRTKEIASVKCNGSTDQWKRQLGRLSLICMLDILNFLKLQVRLVFFIFWRGPGPGTCE; the protein is encoded by the exons atgccgacatttgagggtggccagacatctaggggttcttatagcCCAGGTCAGGGCTCGTACGGTTCACAGCAGCGGCCTACAGGGCGAGGAAATTATAAtgggttttcagggtccacacaacagttcccag ctcagcagagtgggggtagaggtaccacccaggatggaggtggacgaggaggtCACTtctatgctttccccgggagacctgaggaagagacctctgatgctgttattacag gttctacattctcttatgtgtctatgtattttgctgctaaatttgatatgatatgtgatagcatgactgtacctattcgtgtttctacacccgtgggcAAGCCCTTActggtggatcgagtgtatcgatcctgtcttaTTTCTTTGGCTGGGAATGACACTTGGatagacttaatcattctggggatggtagactttgatgttatcttggatatggattggctttctccttatGAAGcggtccttgattgtaatgctaaggcTGTAACTTTAGCATTTCCTGGTGTTtcgagggttgagtggaagagtgttagtggctcttatcctagcaaggttatctcttttattcGTGCTCCGAGAatggtggagagggggtgtttgtcttacttagagtttattcgggatactagtgttgaaccacctccCACGAACTCTTTtcccgtggttcaggagtttctcgatgtatttccttctgatcttgcaggtgttcctcccgatagggatatcgattttgctattgatttggagccgggaaccaagcctatttctatccctccataCCGTATGGCTCcaacagagttgaaagaattgaaggatcagttgcaggatttattgagtaagggttttattcgccctagt ggagcatcattgttctctaagattgatttgaggtgtGGGTATtatcagttgaagattagggcatcagatatccctaagacagcttttcggacccaatatgggcattatgagtttcta gagggtattagagtagatccggccaaAATTGAGccagttagaggctggacgcgacctacttcacctactgagattcAGAGTTTAGTGGGATTGGCTggctattatcgacgatttgttcagagtttctctactattgcagctccattaactagattgactcgacaggatgtgCGTTTTCAGGggtctgatgagtgtgaccTGAGCTTTCAAAAACTGAAGACTTTGTTTACTTcagctcctgtgttgactctacctgagaagggtgtagactttacagtgtattgtgatgcttcagga ATCTCAgaggagagtgatgggatgattgcttttattgaggctcgatcttctttagtcgaACAGATTCTTGCACACAAGtttgataatgaaaaattatgtctcattcgagacaaagtattgagaggggaagctaagaaggctgtccttgattctgatggt GTCAAGTGTAAACACCAGCGGCCCGGGGGTGTATCTCAGAagatgcctattcctacttggaagtgggatcggattactatggactttgttgtgggtttgccgaccacagtgggtggttatgactctatttgggttgttgttgataggctgaccaagtctgcccacttcatttCGGTTCGGGTGAAATATAcggcagaaaagttagccgagtTATATATTAGTCAGATTGttcgactacatggagttcctatttctatcatatcagatcgag atggtcaatctgaacggaccattcaggtattggaagatatgcttcgatcGTGCGTGATCAATTTTGGTGCTAGATGGGATCAACATTTACCATTAGCGGAGTTTACCTATAGTAACAGTTAccactctagtatccagatggccccATTCGAGGCGTTGTATGGAAGGCGGTATAGGTctccgattggttggtttgattcgacggagatggactctttggatacagacttgctGAGAGATGCTATGGATAAAGTCCGTATGATTCAatatagattattgacagctcagagtcgacaaaagagttatgcagaccggaga TACATTCCGGATGAACCTCATGTGCTTTCACTTGACTCTGTGGAGTTGGGTCCAGACTTGATATTTGAGGAGGATcctatagctattttggataggcaacttcgaaagcttaggaccaaagagattgcttcagtgaagtgcaatggaagcaccgatcagtggaagaggcaacttgggagactgaGTCTGATATGCATGCtagatatcctcaactttttaaAGCTTCAG GTGAGACTGGTTTTCTTCATATTCTGGAGA